From one Marinobacter sp. LV10MA510-1 genomic stretch:
- a CDS encoding acyl-CoA dehydrogenase has translation MTDTLIDRRDLSFQLYEVLGIDVLAERERFADHSRDTFDAVIETADKMARETFANHNRAADQDEPRFVDGKVIMLPQVKQAFDAYARAGFIAGRYDYELGGMQLPETVMAACNGFFTAANPGTAGYPFLTTAAANLIRVFGNESQKSLFLPPMLDGRYAGTMALTEPHAGSSLADIRTSATPDNAGHYLIKGAKIYISGGEQNITENIVHMVLAKIKGAPAGVKGISLFIVPKLRLNETGGLGERNGVALAGLIHKLGYRGTTSTALSFGDDAECHGYLVGEPHQGLKYMFQMMNEARVGVGCGAAVIGYRGYMHSLAYAKDRLQGRRAADNNPQSEQVPIIEHADVRRMLLAQKAYSEGGLALCLYGARLMDDQNTHPEPQKRQEAGQLLDLLTPVIKAWPSEYGPKANDLAIQVYGGAGYTREYPVEQCWRDNRLNPIHEGTNGIQALDLLGRKVWQNQSHGLQLLLQAMQADLQAATSARCEPWALSLSETLQQAVKVTQSLGKTLMAGETEQTLANASCYLHLFGHICVAWMWLRQANAAAVGLSNASNDRERHFYEGKLQAAQYFFHWELPTAAHDLVLLRNMDDTCLAMKTEWF, from the coding sequence ATGACCGATACCCTGATTGACCGTCGCGACCTGTCGTTCCAACTTTACGAAGTACTGGGTATTGATGTGTTGGCCGAGCGCGAGCGTTTTGCTGACCACAGCCGCGATACCTTCGATGCCGTCATCGAGACCGCTGACAAAATGGCGCGGGAGACATTCGCCAATCACAATCGGGCCGCCGATCAGGACGAACCCCGGTTTGTGGATGGCAAGGTGATCATGCTGCCACAGGTAAAACAGGCGTTTGACGCCTATGCCCGCGCTGGTTTCATTGCCGGTCGTTACGATTACGAGCTTGGCGGCATGCAGCTGCCGGAAACGGTCATGGCGGCCTGTAACGGCTTTTTTACCGCGGCGAATCCCGGCACCGCGGGCTACCCGTTCCTGACCACCGCAGCGGCAAACCTGATTCGAGTGTTTGGCAATGAATCTCAGAAGAGCCTGTTTCTGCCGCCCATGCTCGATGGTCGATACGCCGGCACCATGGCCCTTACCGAACCCCATGCGGGTTCGTCGCTGGCAGACATTCGCACGTCGGCTACGCCTGACAACGCTGGTCATTACTTGATCAAGGGCGCGAAGATATACATCTCCGGTGGCGAGCAAAACATCACCGAGAATATCGTACATATGGTGCTGGCCAAGATAAAAGGTGCGCCGGCCGGTGTGAAGGGTATTTCACTTTTTATTGTGCCTAAACTCCGTTTGAACGAAACTGGCGGGTTGGGAGAACGTAACGGTGTGGCTTTGGCCGGCTTGATTCACAAGCTGGGCTACCGTGGAACCACCTCTACTGCCTTGAGTTTTGGTGACGACGCCGAATGCCACGGTTACCTGGTGGGCGAGCCCCATCAGGGATTGAAGTACATGTTCCAGATGATGAACGAGGCCCGTGTTGGCGTGGGCTGTGGCGCGGCGGTGATTGGTTACCGTGGTTATATGCACAGCCTGGCCTATGCCAAAGATCGTCTGCAGGGGCGCCGGGCAGCGGATAACAATCCGCAAAGTGAACAGGTGCCGATTATTGAGCACGCCGATGTCAGGCGCATGCTGCTGGCCCAAAAAGCCTACAGCGAAGGTGGATTGGCGCTGTGCCTTTATGGCGCCCGGCTGATGGACGACCAGAACACTCACCCGGAGCCGCAAAAACGCCAAGAAGCCGGGCAACTGCTGGATCTTCTGACCCCGGTGATTAAAGCCTGGCCGTCGGAATATGGCCCCAAAGCGAACGATCTGGCGATTCAGGTATACGGCGGTGCAGGTTACACCCGAGAATATCCGGTGGAGCAATGCTGGCGTGATAACCGGTTGAACCCGATCCACGAAGGCACCAATGGCATTCAGGCACTGGATCTGCTGGGCCGCAAAGTGTGGCAGAACCAAAGCCATGGCTTGCAGTTGCTGCTTCAGGCCATGCAGGCCGATCTGCAAGCCGCCACCAGCGCCCGCTGCGAGCCCTGGGCTCTGTCACTCAGCGAGACTCTGCAGCAGGCGGTAAAAGTGACCCAAAGCCTGGGTAAAACGCTGATGGCCGGTGAAACCGAGCAGACCCTGGCCAACGCCTCCTGCTATTTGCACCTGTTCGGTCACATCTGTGTGGCCTGGATGTGGCTGCGTCAGGCCAATGCTGCCGCGGTAGGGTTGAGCAATGCCAGCAACGATCGAGAACGCCATTTTTATGAGGGCAAGCTGCAGGCCGCACAATACTTTTTTCACTGGGAATTACCCACTGCTGCCCATGACCTGGTCCTGCTGCGAAACATGGACGATACCTGCTTGGCCATGAAAACCGAGTGGTTCTAG
- a CDS encoding Na+/H+ antiporter subunit C translates to MELVFALAIGALTAGGIYLLLRARTFPVVLGLTMLSYGVNLFLFASGRLATGSQPILGTADQYADPLPQALVLTAIVIGFAMTAFVVVLSLRNLADHGNDHVDGDPKKRTPASKHARERRPL, encoded by the coding sequence ATGGAACTTGTATTCGCACTCGCCATTGGTGCGCTCACCGCCGGCGGAATATATCTGCTGCTGCGCGCCCGCACGTTCCCGGTGGTGCTGGGCCTGACCATGCTGTCGTACGGGGTAAATCTGTTCCTGTTCGCCAGCGGGCGCCTGGCCACCGGCAGCCAGCCGATTCTGGGCACCGCTGACCAGTACGCAGACCCATTGCCCCAGGCGCTGGTGTTAACCGCGATTGTTATCGGCTTTGCCATGACCGCATTCGTGGTGGTGTTATCACTGCGCAACCTGGCCGACCACGGTAATGATCACGTAGACGGCGACCCGAAAAAGCGTACGCCGGCTTCCAAGCATGCGCGGGAGCGTCGGCCACTATGA
- a CDS encoding monovalent cation/H+ antiporter subunit A translates to MSLPLVVLLPFLGAMAAPLFAQGGRTAIAIASTVPALIALAALFPHWQTLADGGVVLHTYEWLPAMGLSLSFRLDGLSLLFALLILVIGILIILYARYYLKPEENIGKFYGLLLCFKGSMLGIVLSSNLLLMLIFWEITSLVSFLLISFWTHKKGARRGARMALTITGGGGLALLAGILIIGQIVGSYELDDVLAAGPIIKAHALYPVALTLVLLGAFTKSAQFPFHFWLPHAMQAPTPVSAYLHSATMVKAGIFLLARLYPALAGTEQWFYMVSFTGMATLLLGAYIAMFKHDLKGLLAYSTVSHLGLIVLLLGMGTELATIAALFHVINHATFKASLFMAAGIIDHETGTRDMRRINGLWRFMPHTATLAMVAAASMAGVPLLNGFLSKEMFFAESLALNLPGYWAWLPPIVATLAGIFGVAYSARFIHDVFFNGKPVNLPIYPPHEPPRYMKIPVEILVFACLMVGIFPAISVGPLLYAASSATLGVPAPDYQLAVLHGFNLPLFMSFLAFFGGLLMYSQRERFFAFHDRFREIDEKAIFEKVVFSLGLRANRFTAATENGSLQRYVMLLIVSALAVAFLPISKMGIFIGSNGLTPVDWPTATLGAVLIASALATAAMHRERFFALVLISVVGLLTALTFVRFSAPDLTMTQLSVEVVTVVLLMLALYYMPSWTPVESSRGRRVRDMGIALLAGSGMTIITLAILTQPFSSISEFFLANSKTGGGGTNVVNVILVDFRGFDTLGEISVLAIAALGIFAMLKNTTLTPPPGDGLGHAWARQSHPTMLKQIARPMLPMALMVSAFIFLRGHNLPGGGFIAGLITAVALILQYIASGFSWTEDRIAMRYHNVIALGLLFAVITGAGSLAFGYPFLTSTFGYITWPVVGKFELASALVFDLGVYLAVVGATLLMLVSVGRINPHSAIRPVNSESSYGADTTTLTQRETE, encoded by the coding sequence ATGTCGCTCCCCCTGGTTGTTTTACTGCCCTTCTTAGGCGCCATGGCCGCACCACTTTTCGCGCAAGGCGGGCGCACAGCCATCGCTATTGCGTCAACCGTTCCCGCGCTGATTGCGCTCGCCGCGTTGTTCCCCCACTGGCAAACACTGGCAGACGGCGGCGTTGTCCTGCACACCTACGAATGGTTACCTGCGATGGGGCTGTCGCTGAGTTTCCGCCTGGATGGCTTGTCACTGCTGTTCGCACTGCTGATTCTGGTGATTGGTATCCTGATCATTCTCTACGCCCGCTACTATTTGAAACCTGAAGAAAACATTGGCAAGTTTTACGGCCTGCTGCTGTGTTTCAAGGGTTCAATGCTTGGCATTGTGCTTTCCAGCAATTTGTTGCTGATGCTGATTTTTTGGGAAATCACCAGCTTAGTGTCGTTTTTACTGATCAGTTTCTGGACCCACAAAAAAGGCGCGCGGCGCGGTGCCCGCATGGCGCTGACGATCACCGGCGGCGGTGGCCTGGCCCTGTTAGCAGGTATTCTCATCATCGGTCAGATTGTCGGCAGCTACGAGCTGGACGATGTGCTGGCCGCAGGGCCCATCATCAAAGCACACGCGCTTTATCCGGTTGCGCTCACTTTGGTGCTGCTCGGCGCATTTACAAAATCGGCCCAGTTCCCATTCCATTTCTGGTTGCCCCACGCCATGCAGGCGCCTACGCCGGTATCGGCCTACCTGCACTCGGCCACGATGGTTAAGGCCGGCATATTCCTGCTGGCGCGGCTGTATCCGGCGCTGGCAGGCACTGAACAATGGTTTTACATGGTCAGTTTTACCGGCATGGCAACGCTGCTTTTAGGCGCTTACATCGCCATGTTCAAACACGACCTCAAAGGCTTACTGGCGTACTCCACTGTGAGCCATCTGGGGTTGATTGTTCTGTTGCTCGGCATGGGTACGGAACTGGCCACAATTGCTGCCCTGTTTCACGTCATCAACCACGCCACGTTTAAGGCCTCACTGTTCATGGCGGCCGGCATTATTGACCATGAAACCGGCACCCGCGATATGCGCCGCATTAACGGGCTTTGGCGATTTATGCCCCACACCGCCACCCTGGCAATGGTGGCAGCGGCCTCTATGGCCGGTGTACCGCTACTGAACGGCTTTCTCAGTAAGGAAATGTTTTTCGCTGAGTCTCTGGCACTCAACCTTCCCGGTTACTGGGCCTGGCTACCGCCCATTGTGGCGACCTTGGCCGGCATTTTCGGGGTTGCTTACTCCGCCCGGTTTATCCATGACGTGTTTTTTAACGGCAAGCCCGTAAATCTGCCCATCTACCCACCTCATGAACCGCCGCGCTATATGAAAATCCCTGTGGAAATATTGGTGTTCGCCTGTCTGATGGTGGGTATTTTCCCGGCCATATCCGTGGGCCCCCTGCTTTACGCCGCATCTTCCGCAACCTTGGGCGTGCCAGCACCGGACTATCAGTTGGCAGTGCTGCACGGTTTTAACCTGCCACTGTTTATGAGCTTTTTGGCGTTCTTTGGCGGCTTGCTGATGTACAGCCAGCGCGAGCGTTTCTTTGCCTTTCACGACCGCTTCCGCGAGATTGATGAAAAAGCGATCTTCGAAAAAGTGGTGTTCAGCCTTGGCCTCAGGGCCAACCGGTTTACCGCCGCCACCGAGAACGGCTCACTGCAGCGCTACGTTATGCTGTTAATTGTCAGCGCTCTGGCCGTGGCGTTTTTACCGATCAGCAAAATGGGCATTTTTATCGGCAGCAACGGGCTAACCCCGGTGGACTGGCCCACGGCAACTTTGGGTGCGGTTCTGATTGCCAGCGCTCTGGCCACTGCAGCCATGCACCGTGAACGCTTCTTTGCGCTGGTACTGATCAGCGTCGTCGGGTTGTTAACCGCGCTCACCTTTGTGCGTTTCTCGGCGCCAGATCTGACGATGACCCAACTGTCGGTAGAAGTCGTCACCGTTGTGCTGTTAATGCTGGCACTTTACTACATGCCCTCATGGACACCCGTTGAGAGCAGCCGTGGTCGCCGCGTTCGTGACATGGGGATAGCCCTGTTAGCCGGCAGCGGCATGACCATAATTACCCTAGCCATTCTGACCCAGCCGTTCAGTTCGATTTCCGAGTTCTTTCTGGCAAACAGCAAAACAGGTGGTGGTGGTACCAACGTGGTCAATGTGATCTTGGTGGATTTCCGCGGCTTCGACACCTTGGGTGAAATTTCAGTGCTGGCGATTGCAGCGTTGGGCATTTTTGCAATGCTCAAAAACACGACACTTACGCCGCCTCCGGGCGACGGCCTGGGCCACGCATGGGCCCGCCAAAGCCACCCCACCATGCTCAAACAGATTGCCCGTCCGATGCTACCAATGGCGCTGATGGTATCCGCGTTTATATTCCTGCGCGGTCATAACCTGCCAGGGGGGGGCTTTATTGCCGGGCTGATAACCGCCGTTGCGCTGATTCTTCAGTACATCGCCAGTGGCTTTTCCTGGACCGAAGACCGCATCGCCATGCGCTATCACAATGTGATTGCGCTAGGTCTGCTGTTTGCCGTTATTACTGGCGCCGGCAGCCTGGCGTTTGGTTATCCGTTCCTGACCTCCACATTCGGCTATATCACCTGGCCGGTGGTGGGTAAGTTCGAGCTGGCCTCGGCGCTGGTGTTTGACCTGGGTGTGTACCTGGCGGTGGTGGGTGCCACACTGCTGATGCTGGTCAGTGTAGGCCGCATCAACCCCCATTCCGCTATCCGTCCTGTAAACAGCGAGTCGAGCTACGGCGCTGACACGACTACCCTGACTCAAAGAGAGACCGAATAA
- a CDS encoding monovalent cation/H+ antiporter subunit D: MTHWLLAPILIPLLGAILQIFVGYAPMPLRRVLAIITSVLTLAAAIVLLNLASDDTYRVYAMGNWQPPFGIVMVLDRLAAMMLVLTASLALLCHLFSIGGADEGTRQFHSLFLFQLMGLNIAFLTGDLFNLFVAFEILLIASYGLLMHGSGSTRSTPGLHYVVLNLVGSSLFLISVGMIYSVTGTLNMADLAVKVPQVSGDQRFLVEAGGMLLLVVFALKAAVLPLTFWLPRAYASATAPVAAFFAIMTKVGIYGIIRVYPLIFGANAGEMANLGMNWLFPLALATLIMGVIGAMGAQTLRTLVTWQLVISVGTILAPIALGSQKGLAAALFYLLSTTWTVGGLFLLIELVRSQRGSASDKIVMAPQIRHRTLLSSLFFFGAVSAAGLPPLSGFFGKVMILQSTTSGVEMAWLWGTVLTGSFFTLIAYSRAGSVVFWRNIEGEIENSTPVTPLLAISTGALIGMSVLMVALAGPISAYTNATAVQLLDTRGYIQTLQAPMVEESS; encoded by the coding sequence ATGACCCACTGGCTGCTTGCTCCGATTCTGATCCCGCTACTGGGCGCTATTCTGCAAATATTTGTAGGCTACGCGCCCATGCCGTTGCGCCGGGTGTTGGCCATTATTACCTCGGTTCTGACCTTGGCCGCCGCCATTGTTCTGCTAAATCTGGCCAGCGACGACACCTACCGTGTCTACGCCATGGGCAACTGGCAGCCACCCTTCGGCATTGTGATGGTGCTGGATCGTTTGGCGGCCATGATGTTGGTTCTAACGGCGTCGCTGGCACTGCTGTGCCATCTGTTCTCGATCGGGGGTGCCGACGAAGGTACGCGCCAGTTCCACAGCCTGTTCCTGTTCCAGCTGATGGGCCTGAATATCGCCTTTCTGACCGGCGACCTGTTCAACCTGTTTGTTGCGTTTGAGATTCTGCTGATTGCCTCTTACGGACTGCTGATGCACGGCAGTGGAAGCACGCGCTCAACGCCAGGGCTGCATTATGTCGTATTAAACCTGGTGGGTTCGTCGTTGTTTCTGATCAGCGTGGGCATGATTTACAGCGTTACCGGCACATTGAATATGGCCGACCTGGCCGTGAAAGTGCCACAGGTCAGCGGCGACCAACGTTTTCTGGTCGAAGCCGGTGGCATGCTGTTGTTGGTGGTATTTGCCCTTAAAGCAGCGGTGTTGCCACTGACATTCTGGCTACCACGGGCCTATGCCAGCGCTACCGCGCCGGTCGCTGCATTTTTTGCCATTATGACCAAAGTCGGTATCTACGGGATTATCCGGGTTTACCCGCTGATTTTTGGCGCCAACGCCGGCGAGATGGCTAATCTGGGCATGAACTGGCTTTTCCCGCTAGCGCTCGCCACCCTTATTATGGGCGTTATTGGCGCTATGGGCGCACAAACCTTGCGCACCCTGGTGACCTGGCAGCTGGTCATTTCGGTTGGCACTATACTGGCACCCATCGCGCTGGGCTCGCAAAAAGGCCTGGCTGCGGCCCTGTTCTACTTGCTTAGCACTACCTGGACAGTGGGCGGTTTGTTTTTGCTGATTGAGCTGGTGCGCAGCCAGCGCGGATCCGCTTCTGACAAAATCGTTATGGCGCCGCAGATTCGTCATCGAACCCTGCTTAGCTCGCTGTTTTTCTTTGGCGCGGTGTCCGCTGCAGGTTTACCACCACTAAGCGGTTTCTTTGGCAAAGTGATGATTCTGCAATCCACCACCAGCGGCGTGGAAATGGCGTGGCTTTGGGGTACGGTTCTCACGGGGAGCTTTTTCACTCTGATTGCCTATAGCCGCGCCGGCAGTGTGGTATTTTGGCGCAATATTGAAGGCGAAATTGAAAACAGCACCCCGGTAACGCCGTTGCTGGCCATTTCTACCGGCGCGCTGATTGGTATGAGCGTATTAATGGTGGCACTGGCCGGGCCTATCAGTGCCTATACCAACGCCACTGCAGTGCAGCTGCTGGACACCCGTGGTTATATCCAGACTTTGCAGGCGCCAATGGTTGAGGAGAGTTCGTAA